The Streptomyces sp. NBC_01363 region TCGACCCGATGAGGTAGTCGGTGGTTATGTGTCCCGGCATGTTGACGACCTCGGCGTGGGCATGCTGGATATCGCTGATGAGTTCAGCGTACTTCTTGTCCCCAGTAGCTCGATACAGCTTGAACAGGTGGTCAGCGGAGGACGTACAGACACCGGGCGCGGCATGTTTGTTCTGGCTGCTTGCCCAAACGGCGCCGGCCATCCTTCCCTTCAGTCGCGCGATATCACTGCCTGCCGGAAACAGCGGATCGTACGCAAGAGTCCAGGACGAGCACAGAGCGGCCTGGACCTTTGCGCGATTCACCCATCTCTTCTTTCCGGTGTACTGGTACAGCGCCATGAATGACTCCAGGAGACCAAACGCTGTTTCGGAGTCCGCATCCTGTGAAATATCCGCGCACGCTCCGCTGGTGAATCCACGGGACTTGATGTCGCGCTCATAGTAGAATTCGGCTGCTTCCTCGGCCGCGGCCAACCAGTCCGGACGGTGGAAGTATTCAGCCGCCAGGGCGAGCCCGGCCGGAGCGATGGCGCCGGCCGTCGAGTTGTACACGGCGATGTCGCCTGTTTCGGGCACGATGTACTGACCGAATTCTCCGTGCCTTCGCCAGGTCCGGGTGAATGCTTCGGCCAGACCGCCTGCGGCCAGTTCCCAGGATTCCTTGATGGTGTCGCCGTGCCCTTGCGCCTTCAGGAGCATCACATGCTTGATCAGCCAGAAGAGCACGTCTCCGTTCTTGCGCACCATCGCCTGCACCGCCGGAAAGTCGGGGTGGGCCTTCTCTGAGCGGATTTCGCCATCTTCGCTGATGAAGCCGTAGAAGAATCCGCTCTGCCCCTTCATGCGGGAGCAGATGAAGTCAAGCTCATCGGAGACCCTGCCCCGTTCCGTCGGGTCATTCAGAGCCAACATGGGGTAGGTGTTGATCATTCCGCTCACCCAACCCAGTTGAAAGTGCCTGGAGTTTTCTGGAAGGTAGTAGCGGCCCGCCTTGGTCTCTGTGAAATTGCCTCGGCAGATGTTGGTGCCGAGCTCTGCCAGCTTACTCATCGGAAGCAGGTTGCGAGGCGTGGTGGGGCCGGTGAGCGACTTTCGCACATCCATGAATTTTTGCAGGACTGCCGGAATTCCGTCGGCATCGAAGGTGAAAACCTGGAAGCGAATCGAAACCGCGTCACCGGGGGCCCAGTTCGACGCATTGTCACCGCTCGGCCGAAAGTCGCCGAAACCGGCCGCCTGCCGGCGCACAACCGGTGCCGAGATGCGGAATTCACAGCTTTCCCTGCTCGCACTCTCCTCAACCGAGAGCCCACTGTTGCCCAGGCGGGTTCCTTGCTCGGTGAGAACAATCCAGCCCTTTCCGAACTTGGGCGAGAAGAAGCTCATCGCCGGGGCGGCAGTATTGCACGTCGCCAGCTCGATCCGTGAGGGCACCGCAGCATCGGAGGCCAGTCGCGGGTTGTTCGATATCGTCAGCGGCGTCTGTGGGTTGTAGTACATGTCGGCCGGATAGTCCGGATTGTATCCGTTGCCGATGGCGCGATAGCGATTGCCGTTGTAGATGATTCCGGGAATCATCACGTAGTTGGCGGTCTCCCAGCTCTCGAATGGGAAATCAACGGAGATTGCGGTCTGTTCCGCCGCCCCCTTCTCCAGGGTGCAGGTCAGGGTGACCTCCCATCCGTGATGATCGGGCACCCGCCGTGCATCCCACTTCAGTTGCCACTGTCGCGGTCCGTCGGTCAGCAGGTCGCCGTCGAATTCCTGGGCCCGGCGCAGCGTCGTGCCGTCATATTCCCGAATCGACACCCGGAGGGAGCCGTGCAATTCGCGCAGAGAACGGCTGAGTTCCGCAGCCTGGCCATCGGCTCCGGCAACCCCTGCGCCGAGCGGCTGGGCTCGTGAGATCGTGGGTTCGAGAGCGACCTTCGCTCCGACTCCAGCGGCCGCCAACAGAGAAAGACAGTTTCTCCTGTCAAGCATTCTGCAACCATCCTCGTGTGTGCGTTCCAGTGAAGGGAACTTCGATCAATTTCGGTTCCACGCGGGGAGTCTGCGCCGCGCGGACCCGGTCGCAAACCGCCGTCCGCGATCAGGGACGTACGCCGTCCTGACGCGGGACAGGCACCGGCACGCCCGGCGGCAGCAGACCCTGGGCACGCAGGGCGAGCCACATCTCCTCGGGGACGGGGTGGCTGATCATCGCGGTGGCGTCCGTCACCTCGGCGGCGCTGCGTGCCCCGAGCAGCACACCGGCGACAGCCGGGTGGCCCAGCGGGAATTGCAGGGCGGCTCCCCGCAGTGGGACCCCGAAGGTCTCGCACAGCGTGCGCAGGGCCAGCGCCCGGTCCAGCAGGTGTGCCGGGGCCGGTGCGTAGTCGAAGGTCGCGCCCGGCTGGGGATCGGCGAGGAGGCCCGAGTTGAACACCCCGCCGACCAGCACGGACACTCCGCGTTGCGCCGCCTGCGGCAGCAGTGCGGCCAGGGCCCTCTGATCGAGCAGGGAGTAGCGGCCGGCCAGCAGGACCACGTCGATGTCGGTGTCGCGGACGAAGCGTGTCGGCATCGCGGTCTGGTTCATGCCGACGCCGATCGCGCCGACCGTGCCCTCCGCACGCATCCGCTCCAGCTCGGGGTAGGCGCAGTCGAAGGCCTCGCGCTCGTGGCCGTCCGGGTCGTGCAGGTAGACGGTGTCCACGCGATCGAGGCCGAGCCGGGTGAGGCTCTCCTCGACGCTGGTGCGTACACCGCGGGCGCTGAAGTCCCACACCCGTTCGTGGGTGGCCGGGACGGCGAAGCCGTTCGCCAGGTCGGCGCCGGGCAGTCCGGTGCGTACGCGCAGCAGGCGGCCGACTTTGGTGGACAGCGTGAACTGCGGACGTGGCCGGGTGCGCAGTGCGTCTCCCAGCCGGCGCTCGGACAGGCCGAGTCCGTAGTGCGGAGCGGTGTCGAATGCGCGGATGCCGCAGGCCCAGGCTGCCTCGACGGTGGCGGCCGCGTCCTCGTCACTGACCGCGTGGAACAGGTTGCCCAGGGCGGCGGCACCCAGTGACAGTGCGTCGACGGCGCTGGCGCTGTGCCCGGGTGCTGTGGGGTGCATGAGGTGAGGAATGCCTCTCGCTGAAGGGGCGTGAACGGACGTGAAGGGGCGCGAGCGTCAGAAGTCCGCGACATGTGACAGGGGGCGGGGCTTGCGTCGGTCTCCGCCCCGCCCTGTCACATGCCCAGCCGTACCGCCCGGTCTCAACCCTTCGTCGCTCCTCCTGTGAGGCCTTTGACGAACTGCTTCTGGAAGGCCAGGTAGAAGACGAGGATGGGCAGTGTCGCCAGGAACATGAAGGCGAAGACCGAGCCGAAGTCCGCCTGGTGTTCACCGATGGCACGGTAGATGCCGACGGTCACCGTGGTGCCTGCCGTCGGGCCCAGGACGATCAGCGGGTTGAGGAAGTCGTTCCAGATCCAGACGCCGAGGAAGATCACCACGCTGGCCGACGCCGGACGCATCAGCGGGAAGACCACCTGCCAGAAGGCGCGGAACGCTCCAGCGCCGTCGATCGCCGCGGCTTCTTCGAGCTCTCGGGGGATCGTCTTGGCGAAGCCCGCGAAGACGAACACCCCGAACGGCATGTAGTAGCCGACGTACGCCAGGACCAGTCCGGGCACGCTGCTCATCAGCCCCAGCGTGCGCAGGACTTCGGTGATCGGGGTGAGGATCACCGCGGGCGGCACCATGAGACCGCAGAGCAGGACGACCATGATGACCTTGGACAGGACGCCGGTCGACCGGGCCAGGTAGTGGCCGAGCATGGCGGAGATCGCGGTGATGACGAGGATGGAGATCACGGTGACCTCCGTGCTGTTGACCAGCCCGTACCAGAAGAGGTGGTCCGGGCGCGACAGCACGCTCTGGATGTTGTCCAGGGTCGGTGGGACCGGGAGGCCGACCGGGTTCGACACGATCGCCGAACCGTCCTTGAACACGTTGACCAGCACGAGGTAGATCGGCAGGAAGAACAGCAGGCCGGCGAGGAGCGCGACGACCGGGCGTATCCACGCCCTTGTTCCACCCCTGTTCATGCTCGCGTTCAGGTCCGGTTTCATCTTCGTGTTCGTGTTCGTGCTCATGCGGACACCTCGCGTTTCTGCAGCCACCCGAGCGCGATCACGGAGACGGTCGCGACCAGGATCAGCATCGCCACGGCCATCGCGGAGGCGTAGCCGACGTGGTTGCCGTTGAACGCGGTCTGGATCACCTGGAAGGCGAGGGTGGATGTGGTGCCGGGGCCGGGGCCGCCGTTGGTGAGCACCTGGATCTGGTCGTAGGCCTTGAATCCGCCGATCAGTGACATGACCGTGTTGATGGTGACGGCGGGTGCCAGCATCGGCCAGGTGACATGGCGGAACCGCATCAGTGGTCCGCAGCCGTCGATGGCCGCCGCTTCGTGCAACTCCTGCGGGATTCCCTGCAGTCCGGCCAGGTAGATCACCACGCAGAAGCCGAGCCCTTGCCAGGCGATGACCCACGAGACCGTGTAGAGGGCGAGGCTCGGATCGGAGAGCCAGCCCGGCGGATGACTCGCCCCCAGCTGTCGCAGTATGGAGTTGAGCAGGCCGTCGTCGACGAGGATCGCCTGCCAGATGACGCTGACCACCACGGCGCTCAGCACGACCGGCACGAAGAACACGCTGCGCAGAGCGTTGTACAGCCAGCCGCGCCGGTCGAGCAGCAGGGCGATCGCCAGGCCGCCGGCGTTGGTCACCAGCGTCACGATCACGGTGATGACGACGGTGTTCTGCAGTGCTTTGAGGAAATCGTCGTCGGAGAACAGGCTCGT contains the following coding sequences:
- a CDS encoding aldo/keto reductase, with translation MHPTAPGHSASAVDALSLGAAALGNLFHAVSDEDAAATVEAAWACGIRAFDTAPHYGLGLSERRLGDALRTRPRPQFTLSTKVGRLLRVRTGLPGADLANGFAVPATHERVWDFSARGVRTSVEESLTRLGLDRVDTVYLHDPDGHEREAFDCAYPELERMRAEGTVGAIGVGMNQTAMPTRFVRDTDIDVVLLAGRYSLLDQRALAALLPQAAQRGVSVLVGGVFNSGLLADPQPGATFDYAPAPAHLLDRALALRTLCETFGVPLRGAALQFPLGHPAVAGVLLGARSAAEVTDATAMISHPVPEEMWLALRAQGLLPPGVPVPVPRQDGVRP
- a CDS encoding carbohydrate ABC transporter permease, whose amino-acid sequence is MNRGGTRAWIRPVVALLAGLLFFLPIYLVLVNVFKDGSAIVSNPVGLPVPPTLDNIQSVLSRPDHLFWYGLVNSTEVTVISILVITAISAMLGHYLARSTGVLSKVIMVVLLCGLMVPPAVILTPITEVLRTLGLMSSVPGLVLAYVGYYMPFGVFVFAGFAKTIPRELEEAAAIDGAGAFRAFWQVVFPLMRPASASVVIFLGVWIWNDFLNPLIVLGPTAGTTVTVGIYRAIGEHQADFGSVFAFMFLATLPILVFYLAFQKQFVKGLTGGATKG
- a CDS encoding carbohydrate ABC transporter permease codes for the protein MRIRTLPRPESSPTAHAAKDTAAVRPQDTPAQRASRPSRRFRPNGGPGRFAVFAAPGLLAYLALVLVPIGMTAGYSLTNKNPFNPPTRWAGLSNLTSLFSDDDFLKALQNTVVITVIVTLVTNAGGLAIALLLDRRGWLYNALRSVFFVPVVLSAVVVSVIWQAILVDDGLLNSILRQLGASHPPGWLSDPSLALYTVSWVIAWQGLGFCVVIYLAGLQGIPQELHEAAAIDGCGPLMRFRHVTWPMLAPAVTINTVMSLIGGFKAYDQIQVLTNGGPGPGTTSTLAFQVIQTAFNGNHVGYASAMAVAMLILVATVSVIALGWLQKREVSA